From one Musa acuminata AAA Group cultivar baxijiao chromosome BXJ2-6, Cavendish_Baxijiao_AAA, whole genome shotgun sequence genomic stretch:
- the LOC135613874 gene encoding NDR1/HIN1-like protein 1, producing MGTDCGNHGTYCSGACEQMGTDCGNHGTSISFTMKVTLAVTITFSITIGLPVSGVVAYRLLRPTKPCFYIQNATIYQFNLSSTPDGLLSSVMHVSVSSLNPNGHVGLYYDRLGAHAAYMDQRITLPSALSPGFQGHKDVTVWSLYLYGATVPVSPQLVEALLQEQAAGYLRLHVKFQGKVRWKLAGWISGHYHLGVSCPVSFALQNMGEGEGAGTGVTDPAAFRFQSISQCGVHV from the coding sequence ATGGGAACCGACTGCGGCAACCACGGAACGTATTGCTCCGGCGCCTGTGAGCAGATGGGAACCGACTGCGGCAACCACGGAACGTCTATCTCCTTCACCATGAAGGTCACATTGGCCGTCACGATCACCTTCAGCATCACCATCGGCCTCCCCGTCAGTGGCGTCGTGGCCTATCGCCTCCTCCGCCCGACCAAACCCTGCTTCTACATCCAGAACGCCACCATCTACCAGTTCAACCTCTCCTCCACCCCAGACGGCCTCCTCTCCTCCGTCATGCATGTCTCCGTCTCCTCCCTCAACCCCAACGGCCACGTCGGCCTCTACTACGACAGGCTCGGCGCCCACGCCGCCTACATGGACCAGCGGATCACTCTCCCCTCCGCCCTTTCCCCCGGTTTCCAGGGGCACAAGGACGTCACCGTCTGGTCGCTCTACCTCTACGGAGCCACCGTGCCGGTATCGCCGCAGCTTGTGGAGGCCTTGCTGCAGGAACAGGCGGCCGGGTACCTGAGGCTCCACGTGAAGTTCCAGGGCAAGGTGCGGTGGAAGTTGGCGGGGTGGATCTCCGGGCACTACCATCTGGGCGTCAGCTGCCCCGTCTCGTTTGCTCTCCAAAACATGGGAGAAGGTGAAGGTGCCGGCACCGGCGTCACCGACCCAGCGGCGTTCCGCTTCCAAAGCATCTCTCAATGCGGCGTTCACGTTTGA